From the Anolis carolinensis isolate JA03-04 unplaced genomic scaffold, rAnoCar3.1.pri scaffold_84, whole genome shotgun sequence genome, one window contains:
- the LOC100558909 gene encoding LOW QUALITY PROTEIN: ventral anterior homeobox 2 (The sequence of the model RefSeq protein was modified relative to this genomic sequence to represent the inferred CDS: inserted 2 bases in 2 codons), with the protein MNDDGWFCGPFVLRRFASIAFLGDAKGTIREIVXPKGLDLDRPKRTRTSFTXEQLYRLELEFQRCQYVVGRERTELARQLNLSETQVKVWFQNRRTKQKKDQSRDSAKRSPPGGSSSSSSESFATCNILRLLEQGRLLAAAAPPPPPALLSPGAPPSASASASSGTPPEAPSPGTFGLALPAPLVPPPPAFPLRCFGGLHDLPGGGGGYGLGPSAFEPYARVERKGGLTLPAKKPGP; encoded by the exons atgaacGACGATGGCTGGTTCTGTGGTCCATTTGTCCTGAGGAGGTTTGCCTCCATTGCCTTCCTCGGAG ATGCCAAAGGGACCATCCGGGAGATCG CTCCCAAAGGCCTGGACCTCGACCGGCCCAAGAGAACCCGGACCTCTTTCA GCGAGCAGCTCTACCGGCTGGAGCTGGAGTTCCAGCGCTGCCAATACGTCGTGGGACGGGAGCGGACGGAGCTGGCCAGGCAGCTCAACCTCTCCGAGACGcag GTGAAGGTGTGGTTCCAGAACCGGCGGACGAAGCAGAAGAAGGACCAGAGCCGGGACTCGGCCAAGCGCTCCCCGCCggggggctcctcctcctcctcctcggagtCCTTCGCCACCTGCAACATCCTCCGCCTCCTGGAGCAGGGCCGCCTCCTCGCCGCCGCCGCCCCGCCACCCCCTCCAGCCCTGCTCTCCCCGGGGGCCCCTCCCTCCGCCTCGGCCTCGGCCTCCTCCGGCACCCCCCCGGAAGCCCCCTCGCCCGGGACCTTCGGCCTGGCGCTGCCCGCCCCCCTGGTGCCACCGCCCCCGGCCTTCCCCCTGCGCTGCTTCGGGGGCCTCCATGACTTGCCCGGCGGGGGTGGCGGATACGGACTGGGCCCCTCGGCCTTCGAGCCTTACGCGCGGGTGGAGAGGAAGGGCGGCCTCACGCTCCCCGCCAAGAAGCCCGGACCCTGA